From Geotalea uraniireducens Rf4:
CTGTTCAGCCTTGAACAACCTCCGCTCGTTTTCCTTCGAATCCGTAAACGTATCGGATTTGTCGAACGCAAACTGCACCACCCCCACAGTTCCCCCGCCGACCGTCATGGGAATGCAGAAATGCTCCTTGCCGGACGCGACGGAAAATTGCTTGCAAATGCGCGGATAGGTGAGCGATGAAATCGGATGACCGGTCCTCTTTGCCTTGCAAAGATCGTGGTTGTCGAGGATATCCGCGTTGCAGTAAAGTTCGCCGGTTGCCACAAACGATGGATATACCGGCCGCATCTTGCCCTGACTGCCTGAAATCTCGTATATCACGCAGCCGCCCAACCCCAGATCTTCAGTGAACACGCTGCCGAGCCTGAAATAGACATCGTCCAGGGTGTCGTCCTCTTCAATGACCTTTTTAAAGATGGTAAGACTGCTGATCGAGTCCATCAGGCCGTTAAATTCGGAGGAAAGGACGCCGATCTCATCGATGGACGAGGTGGCGATCCTTTTACTCAGGTCAACATCCCCTTTGCCGCTGGCGATATCCTGCAGACCGCCGATGACGTTTTTCAAAAGCCTGGTTATGCTGATGCCGATGAAGAGGCTGAGGGACAAAATCAGAGCGGCGAACACCATGGTCCCAATGGCCATGTTCCAGCGGAGTCTTGCCATGTCCTTCTCCACATCATCCACGTAGATGCCGCTGCCGACAATCCATCCCCACGGGGCATAGAGCTTCACATAGGAAATTTTTGCAACGGGCAGCCGCTCGCCCGGCTTCGGCCAGAGGTACTCCACGAACCCCGCCCCCTTTTCATTGCAGACCCGGACGAATTCCTTAAAGACGAAGGTTCCCCGCGGGTCCCTGTTGTCGCTCAGGTTCGTCCCGTCCAGTTCCGGCCTGGTGGGATGCATGACCATGTTCGAGGCACGATCGTTGATCCAGAAATATTCCGTTTCTTTGTAGCGGAGTTTCTTGACCTCCAGCGCAGCCCTCTGCCGGGCATCCGCCTCGGTGAGCTGGCCCGATTTTGCCAGGGCATCGTATCCGGCCAGTATGCCGAATGCCACCTCAACGACATACTTCGTTCCCTCCTTCTTCCCATCCATAATCTTCCGTTCAACGAGCGGGAGAAAGTAAAACATCACCACACCGGCAATGACGGCAACACTTACAACCGAGATGGTCATGATTTTAGGCAGGATGGCCCAATGTCTGAATCTTTTCACCTTCATTGCTCCTCCATTGAGCAATTCCCCATCATTTTTTTGCACATGTATACAATTTATTATCGGCAGTTTTTTAATCTACTTTAACGTTTTTATTCTCACATGAGGGTTCCCCGATGCTTAAATGCGTTTATAAATAATCCAGTTGCAAATATTATCGCAAAATGATATTAGCATATCCGAATATGACTTAGGGGTGGTTATGAATATCGAAACAGCAAATGAGTGGGCAGAGACATTAAAGGCCCTCGCTCATCCAACCCGTCTCCAGATCGTCACGGAGTTGCTCGAAGGCACCAAGTGCGTGACAGACATTCAGGACATTCTGCCCGCATCTCAGTCGAACATCTCCCAGCACCTGACGGTGTTACGGCACGCGAATCTGGTTGATTTCGCCCAAGACGGTTCGCTGCGCTGCTACTACGTGAGTCGCCCCCGTCTTTTGCAGGGGATTGTTGCCTTGCTGGCTGAAAACGAAGTGATTCTGCGGAAGAGCAAGCAAGACATTGACCGGGAAAAGCAGCAGGCGGGCAGATCGTGCGGGGTGGCCTGTGGCCATTGATAAGTCATGCCATTATAAGAAAGCCCGCTGGTTTTCCCGACGTATGCTGGAGAAAGCCGGAATTCTGTAACGCTTGGGAGGAGCAAAACGTGAAAGTTCGTGACAGCGGCATGCCTGAAGAAGAGATGTGGTCCGATTTTTTCGACCCGGAAAAGATACTGCGTACCTTTGGTCTTGACCGGGGAGTGAAGGATATCGTGGAGTTCGGCTGCGGTTACGGGACCTTCACCCTGGCAGCGGCAAAACTGGCGGCAGGGACCGTCCACGCCCTGGACATAGAACCTGAGATGGTGGAAACGGTCCGGGAGAAATGTCGTCAGGCAGGGGTCGACAACGTCCATGCTGTCGTGCGCGATTTCGTGGCGGAGGGAACCGGCCTCCAGCATGACTCCATTGATGCGGCGCTCCTTTTCAATATCCTCCACAATGAAGAACCGTTAGCTCTTATGACGAAAGCTTTCCATATCCTCAAGCCAGGAGGCCGCCTCGCCGTCATACACTGGAACTATGATCCTGCAACGCCTCGCGGCCCGGCCATGGAAATCCGCCCACGGCCTGAACAGTGCATCGCCTGGGGGCGAATGGCCGGATTCACTTTTGACGAGCGGGAACGATTTGATTTGCCCCCATATCATTACGGGCTGTTGTTCAGGAAACCCTTTTCCTGATGTGGCAGTAACTGTCCGTGAGACAGCTAGGAGCCTGTCGGACTTAGGGAATCGTAGCGAGAGAATGGAAAATCGAGGACAGATTTCCGGAAATTTGAGAGCTAATAGTGGACCTATTCGTCGAAAATTTACGGAGATATGGACCGATTTGCCATTCTCGCAGTAGATTCATTCCTAAGTCCGACAGGCTCCTAGGGCGAACCAATGACCTTCGCGGAATTGCAAGCCTCCTTGCTGGTGTTTGGCCTCGGTGAGCGGGCAACGCTCAAGGAGATCAAGATCCGGCATCGGGAATTGCATTTTCAGATGAAATTTTCCGGCCGATTGACCCCGCCGGGCAAACAAAAAAAGAGGGGCGGCGATGATCGCCTGCCCCTCGATAATTTTTTCCGCACACCGGAAACTCTTTGGATCAAGCAAGCTTGAACTGCCCCACAAGCCGGTGCAACCCTTCCGCAAGACTTGCCAACTGGCTGGCAGCAGTAGCCGATTCCTGTGCGCCTTTGGCCGTCTCGTAAACCACTTCCGTGATCTGCTGCATATTGTTGTTGATCTCGCATGTGGTTGCGGTCTGTTCCTCGGC
This genomic window contains:
- a CDS encoding diguanylate cyclase, coding for MKRFRHWAILPKIMTISVVSVAVIAGVVMFYFLPLVERKIMDGKKEGTKYVVEVAFGILAGYDALAKSGQLTEADARQRAALEVKKLRYKETEYFWINDRASNMVMHPTRPELDGTNLSDNRDPRGTFVFKEFVRVCNEKGAGFVEYLWPKPGERLPVAKISYVKLYAPWGWIVGSGIYVDDVEKDMARLRWNMAIGTMVFAALILSLSLFIGISITRLLKNVIGGLQDIASGKGDVDLSKRIATSSIDEIGVLSSEFNGLMDSISSLTIFKKVIEEDDTLDDVYFRLGSVFTEDLGLGGCVIYEISGSQGKMRPVYPSFVATGELYCNADILDNHDLCKAKRTGHPISSLTYPRICKQFSVASGKEHFCIPMTVGGGTVGVVQFAFDKSDTFTDSKENERRLFKAEQYIKESLSVIEAKRLMNTLRESSLKDPLTGLHNRRFLQEYTEKLVAGAKRRRTLVGLIMCDLDYFKQVNDAYGHNVGDIVLRETASIIRTSVREADIVVRFGGEEFLVVLFDIGAGDALNVAEKIRVNVQNARIKIPEGVIQKTISLGVSEFPADSETFWHSIKYADVALYKAKEAGRNKVMRFTGDMWTDEHF
- a CDS encoding ArsR/SmtB family transcription factor, with protein sequence MNIETANEWAETLKALAHPTRLQIVTELLEGTKCVTDIQDILPASQSNISQHLTVLRHANLVDFAQDGSLRCYYVSRPRLLQGIVALLAENEVILRKSKQDIDREKQQAGRSCGVACGH
- a CDS encoding class I SAM-dependent methyltransferase → MKVRDSGMPEEEMWSDFFDPEKILRTFGLDRGVKDIVEFGCGYGTFTLAAAKLAAGTVHALDIEPEMVETVREKCRQAGVDNVHAVVRDFVAEGTGLQHDSIDAALLFNILHNEEPLALMTKAFHILKPGGRLAVIHWNYDPATPRGPAMEIRPRPEQCIAWGRMAGFTFDERERFDLPPYHYGLLFRKPFS